The following DNA comes from Triticum aestivum cultivar Chinese Spring chromosome 3D, IWGSC CS RefSeq v2.1, whole genome shotgun sequence.
CCTGTCAGCTGGCTTCGGGCGGGCAGCGTCCACAAAGGGAGCCCCGTGATCGCCCCCACCAGCCTTCAGATTCGCCACAGATGCCCCAGACTGGAGCCCCACTGGTAGCACGGGGGTGGTCGGCGCCGGCGCTCTCTTCAACATCGCAGGTCGTCGGGCTCGTGCACGGACCCGGTCAGGAGGGTCACAAGCCTTGGCTTCCGGCTCCTTGATCACCCTAGGGCTTCTTGATTTGGCTACAACGATCCAATCTCTATCCTTAGCGGACCCCTGTCGACGATCGAACCCGGTGCTGCCCATACGTTCCTGACCGATCTGATCTCCAACGGGACCGCCAGGAACACGAGGGTTCAGCGGTGCGAGGGCGGACGAGGCCGCAACAGGGCCATAACACGGCTGGGCGGCGTGCATGGCAACATAGCCGACAACGACGAGACCAAGgtcccgcggctgcggctgcggtggcggcggcggcgggatcgccCCTGAGTCGCCTAAACCTAACATGTAAAATTGCTGCTGTTGCTTCGAGAGCAACTCTAGGTCTAAAAACATACAACTGCTCAACTGCACCTTTGTACAATTAAAGGTATATTCCCAAATTGTACATCCACCTAAGTAGCATTAAGGATCAAATATCATAGTCCTTTACTAAGTAACATGAATTACTGGTTTGATAGAGAAATTGATGGTCCTTGCGACGGTTTGGGTCATCTTTTCTTCTGCTTCAAAGGCTAATTTGTTTGAAGTGCTTCATAATCCTACTAAATTTTCAAAAGTTATCTccaatttttgttttttcttgttgTAATTATTTCAGCTTCGAAGTGACTTGCCTAATACTATTTGCCAGCGTACATGACTAATAAATGGAAAACAGCTAAACTTGAGAATTAAAGAATAAGCTAGAACTGAGCACAGCCAACATAGTGAATAAACAACCTAATTAAAATGGTTTCAACTCCACGTACCTCGAGAAAATCATAGTTACAGAAAATGGTCTTAAACATGCGCAGATAAAACGAAACGATCATGCATGCTACTCTACAAAAGGAACAATTATAACTCTTGATCGTGTTGCCCTAGTAGGATAAGTAAATTAAGATGAAGATCAATCTTTCTTGACGAAATCTGACAGCTTGTTCAGCCAAAAGTGTTGCTTGCGGGTGCCATTGCTAATAATGTACTCGCGAAACAAGTTCATCGTCGTCGGCGTGATCCCACGCAGCTCCAGATAGTTGTGGAATGACTTCTTCAGATTGTCATCGAGATTACTGTACCAGATCCGCAAATTAAGAGAGCGTTTAATCAATGTGTCCGTGGTGGGCAAAATATAAAAGCGGCCAATGAATTAAGCTAGGTTCAGTCTTGGTACTTACTTGAAACCGTCATACTTATACATATCCTCCAGTAGCTCCTCCTCTTTTCGCGACCCCCCGGGCGTCATATTCATGGAACGGATGGTGACGTCGTCCGGATATGCAACACAGGTGAATTGAAGTTTGTAGCCATTGCTCTTGGAGACGATGACATCAAAGGTGAGGCTAGGTCTTGAGGCCTTCTTCTCACCTTTGCCATGTCCCAGCTGCATGCGTAAGGATTCCAAAGACCATTTTCCATCCCTCTCAAGGCAGTCCGTACGAGTCACAACCTCAATCTTCTCGTCCTCAAAAGTTCTTTTAAGAGTAATGTATCTTTTAAAATCGTAGCCAACAAAGTATCTGTTTTCACTGACTTCGAAGGGGAAGCAACCCGCGGTATCCTCCATCTGTTTTACAATGGGAGAAAAAATTGAGGGCATGAACAACAAAAACCCGGTAATCCCCGCCCCGTGTCTCACGCATGATTAATTAAGTACATAACAATACTAGTAAAGTTTCTCGACAGCGTGCTTTTCCAAAGGGAACGGGGATCATCATCGCATCGGTGAAGAGATCGATCTGCGTATATGCAGTGCACGTACCTCGGCGATACGTGGCGGCTCGGAGGACTTGACGGCAGAGTCGATGCCGTGGAGGAGCTGGTCCTCGAAGGAGGCGTTGCTGAGGGAGTCGGTGGCGGCCCGGAGTGAGTCCAGTGCGGCGGCCCAGGCGCTGGAGCCATGCTCGGCGTTGACGGTGTCCATCGCGGCGTTCATTAAGGCCGTCTTCGCGGCGCGGATGGAGGAGGACGAGCTGCGCCTAGTCGCCGGGAACGGCGAGGCCACGGGGCCGAGCAGCACCGAGGAGGCTCGGCGGAGGATGGGAAGGGAGGAGGCCCGGCGGGTGGTGGCGAGGAGGGCCATGGCGCGGCCTATGCGTTGCGGACTCGAAGCCGTGGACAAGGTTTCCCCTCGATCTACGTATATCTTTCTTCCTACTTGGAGAATTTAAGAGGGTTTTAGAAGAATGGAGGGGTTTTGCTTGGAGGAGGAGGTACGTAGTTCGCTGGGCCCATGTGTCACACAGGCAGTTCCAAATCTGCACGATATATGTGCTTTGCTTCTTGAAGAAGTACGTAAACGGATTTGAgtagttttctgtttttttaaggTTACACAACTAACATTAAACAAAGCGCTAAGCATGGGCTAAGCCTAGGACAATTCCTAAGATGTAATCGATTGATTGTCAATTCAGATAGCTTAGATGCACTATCGCCGCTGAAGTAACCAGCTGAATTAGCTGGAGTAGGCATGGCTATCTGAGTTCCCACAAATTTATTTCGAGCATGGTGCATAGAACTTACACTTCTTCTTCGGTCAATCCCCCTAAATACAACAACGGCTCTGCAAGGAGTCGGGCCATCCCGCGGCTCTCTGCCCGGACTGGCCGATGACGGAGGAGCTCATGATGTACGGCCACGGCATCGAGGGCCTCGGATTCTTCCACATCGAGGTGGAANNNNNNNNNNNNNNNNNNNNNNNNNNNNNNNNNNNNNNNNNNNNNNNNNNNNNNNNNNNNNNNNNNNNNNNNNNNNNNNNNNNNNNNNNNNNNNNNNNNNNNNNNNNNNNNNNNNNNNNNNNNNNNNNNNNNNNNNNNNNNNNNNNNNNNNNNNNNNNNNNNNNNNNNNNNNNNNNNNNNNNNNNNNNNNNNNNNNNNNNNNNNNNNNNNNNNNNNNNNNNNNNNNNNNNNNNNNNNNNNNNNNNNNNNNNNNNNNNNNNNNNNNNNNNNNNNNNNNNNNNNNNNNNNNNNNNNNNNNNNNNNNNNNNNNNNGGTCGCTTCGCCAGAGATGATCAAGGCGGAGCTTAACCACCTCTGCCGTC
Coding sequences within:
- the LOC123073887 gene encoding uncharacterized protein At2g39795, mitochondrial-like, with the translated sequence MALLATTRRASSLPILRRASSVLLGPVASPFPATRRSSSSSIRAAKTALMNAAMDTVNAEHGSSAWAAALDSLRAATDSLSNASFEDQLLHGIDSAVKSSEPPRIAEMEDTAGCFPFEVSENRYFVGYDFKRYITLKRTFEDEKIEVVTRTDCLERDGKWSLESLRMQLGHGKGEKKASRPSLTFDVIVSKSNGYKLQFTCVAYPDDVTIRSMNMTPGGSRKEEELLEDMYKYDGFNNLDDNLKKSFHNYLELRGITPTTMNLFREYIISNGTRKQHFWLNKLSDFVKKD